The Magnetococcus marinus MC-1 genome contains the following window.
TCTGTGATACAACGCACTCAAAACCGGAGGGAATAGCCAAGCCATCCCATTTTCAAGTCAAGAATATAACCTACTTTTTGTGCGGGCACCATAACAAAGGCGAATATTTTCAGCGTTCGCTTGCTTGTTTTTGGTGAACTAAATAGCGCCAACAGGCCCTGCACGGCGTTGGTTCAACCAAATAGGTTTGGTTTGTTGAACCCTGACTTTGGTTTAGCACATTATGACGGTTTTTTATCGGCGTCCAGCATTTGCTGATTATATTTTACCATCTCATTGTTATATTTTGCGTTTTTTTTACCTACAACACCATGAATGGTTCGGCTCTCTGCCCCATTTTAGCCGTTGTTTTTTGACACTTCTCCAAAAAATCACAGAGGCCATCCCCTCAACGGCCATGCTAACACCCATCATGAACCGCCCTACGGCATAAAAGCCCCTACCGATAATAATCCTTCGCGCCACCCTGCCCTCTGGCCACGCCACACCGCAACAGCCGCACCCTTAACACCGGTTTAACGCTACACAACAGCCCACTTCGAACCGCGCTAGCTTACACAGCGAGCCTCTGCTGAGTGGTTGCTTCTTGGATAAACGGCCCATAATTAAGCCCATCCAGATAGCTGGCGCAATGTTTGCTACTTCGTACCATGTTCCATCTGCGTCAGCACCGCCTATGACGCCTTTTCACCCTCAGGAGACAACCCATGGCTTCCAACAGCCCTGCTTCAACCGTTTTAAAAGTCATGCAGACTCTGGGTCGAATCCCCACCCCTATGCTTACGCGCGGTGCGCCTAACAACGATCTAACGCAAGCCGAACAGCTTGCCAGCGGTTTGATGCATACAGTTGCCACACCCCTGCACGTCGACGCACCCTCACAGGATTGCGCAACAACTGTGTGCGCCCAGGAAAACTATTGCGCTGCTATGGTACGCCCCCTACAACACCCGTCCCATAGCACCCCAGAGAGCCGCTTAACAACGACCCCTAGCCCGGCTCATCATCGCGCGACTAAACCACGCCGTCACGGCTAACAACTCAATCTTATCTAAGGTAACAGAGGCTGGCCCGCTGCTGATGTTTATCACCCAAGGCCGCCGGTAAAAATCACGATTTGGAGGAAAATATGGCAACCATGGAAGTCCACGTACATTGTCCTGACTGTGGCAGCCTGGACGTCATAAAATTTGGCAAGGACCGCCATGGACGTCAGCGTTTTCGCTGCAATGACCATTTTTGCGACCGTACCATTTTTATGATGGATGATCCCGATTGGTGGCGCTTTGAAGAGGTCAAAAAACAGATCGCGCTACACCTGCTTAGCGGTAATGGCATTCACCAAACAGCCCATAATCTTGGTCTTCACCCTGAGTTTGTAAACCGTATGGCCAAATAGCTACACGCTATAAACTGTGATAAAAAAGGGGGGCTCAACCCCATTGTGCCCCCCCTTTTTATGCAGCTTTGGCAACCTTCCACCAGACATTCACCAGCCCCCTCACTTATCCTGCCAACCCCCTTCACCCTGGCAAAAGAGTTTTCCCCCTTCACCCCACCCTATTAGAGCAACCTTCGATCTTAATTGGCCGCCCCTATGAGGT
Protein-coding sequences here:
- a CDS encoding insertion element protein → MATMEVHVHCPDCGSLDVIKFGKDRHGRQRFRCNDHFCDRTIFMMDDPDWWRFEEVKKQIALHLLSGNGIHQTAHNLGLHPEFVNRMAK